The nucleotide sequence TATATTTCTGCCACTTTTTTGCTTCCACTTTGCTTATAAGCCAGTAACTTACGAAGAACAGAACTGCAGTTGCCAGCAGCATCGTTATACCTTCCAGAAGTTCCTGCCCCAAGCCGCTGATATCCAGCACATATTCAAACAAAAAGGCCGTTACTATACTGGCACCTATAGCAACGGCTGTGCTGTTGTAGACAATTTTGGTTTTCTCCTTATTTCCGGATTTTATTAGATAGGCAAGAATTGCACTTATAATCAGAATTGCTTCAAAACCCTCCCTGAGAATTATAAGGAGAGAATACAGCAGCTTTTGGAACGGACTCTGCTCTTTTCTGGGAGCAAGCTCATTAAGCTGAGCTGAATAGGTGTTTAAGTCCTTTATCAACAATCCGGCCATTTCCGCTACTTCCTGCTGAGATGCACCTTTGTCCATAAGTTTTTTAATTTCACCGAACATATACTCGACTTTAAAAGCGGTCTGCCCACCGATATTTGCCTGAATAGCCTGCTCCATCTCCTCTTCCTCAAAAACCCTGAAATATGCATCAGTAATATTTTGCTTTGCTGCCTTAACATTACCCCTATTGTATTCTTTCAAACCATTATC is from Flexistipes sinusarabici DSM 4947 and encodes:
- a CDS encoding FTR1 family iron permease is translated as MIVKSKIFLAVLTALFFVASFSTAEAAGSWNDVTSEIKEYVDNGLKEYNRGNVKAAKQNITDAYFRVFEEEEMEQAIQANIGGQTAFKVEYMFGEIKKLMDKGASQQEVAEMAGLLIKDLNTYSAQLNELAPRKEQSPFQKLLYSLLIILREGFEAILIISAILAYLIKSGNKEKTKIVYNSTAVAIGASIVTAFLFEYVLDISGLGQELLEGITMLLATAVLFFVSYWLISKVEAKKWQKYIEGKVENSLKTGNLWALWFAVFLAVYREGAETVLFYQALIADTDPSAYGMIALGFLIGCAGLVVMFLVIERTSLKLPLKPFFLGTSALLYYLAFVFAGQGVRELQESGVIGATALNGFPTIGWLGVYPTYQTVILQSIIIAAGIFAVVYNFIPKRAKA